The following are from one region of the Hymenobacter sp. YIM 151858-1 genome:
- a CDS encoding four helix bundle protein produces MRRDKPHYRLECWRQAFDFVPVAYALANSFPTAERYELASQLRRAATSVPLNIAEGAGRYSSAEFSRFLLIARGSVTELDTILLLAERLGYITALQADDAIATLDRVTGLINGLLKTLKQKEQTQPPTP; encoded by the coding sequence ATGCGGCGTGATAAGCCCCATTATCGGCTAGAATGCTGGCGGCAGGCTTTTGACTTTGTGCCCGTAGCGTACGCGTTAGCCAACTCGTTTCCGACGGCTGAGAGGTATGAGCTGGCTTCGCAGCTCCGTCGTGCCGCCACTTCTGTTCCGCTGAACATCGCCGAAGGTGCTGGCCGCTATAGCTCGGCCGAGTTTAGCCGGTTTTTGCTTATCGCTCGCGGCTCGGTTACGGAACTGGACACCATTCTACTTCTGGCCGAACGCCTTGGCTACATCACGGCGCTCCAAGCCGACGATGCCATTGCCACGCTGGACCGCGTAACGGGGCTAATCAACGGGTTGCTGAAAACGTTGAAGCAAAAAGAACAAACGCAGCCGCCGACACCCTAG
- a CDS encoding methylmalonyl-CoA mutase family protein: protein MSDTPRSAPVTFTEFDSLSTEAWQERIRRDLKGADPASLQWHTPEGLVIEPFYHREALAALGQQLTPQVRHTPNAAPNAWRNVPTLRVAATDDGHAAVDFAAKALHSGADGIHFDLDAPERFDLGYMAANLPLSTAYLGFTVCRQPEEFTTRLLEATAGVQLHGFLRYAPGALSLPDDYALQVHGLRRCVQLTRHLPDFYTLALNGSFFNNRGASATQELACILGLAVAYLENFVAADLDVDAATVASAMHVHVSIGPSYFVEIAKLRALRRLWATLLHAYGLPTEVAAALRIHAATSSWTQTTLDPHTNMLRVTTEAMSAVLGGADSVSVTPYDSLYAAPSEFSARIARNVPIILREEAHLDRVADPAAGSYFIETLTDQLAQEAWAMFQETEAKGGFLQNRGRILEDIRKLALDKFHRIATGEQVIVGTNRFQNPNEQFDFDPKKLLRSRHFDTTRAAYPSEVLRLATAMHFVRKELQKKSAAVVLLGPDTIQFVHDLYTNLLPPDERPASNDLPPMGTLSVLFSSPDAATLMYANEAQFREFAQFIMKLDEENAPELELEAPLLLTADLATMQDAVKHFGFKEFTVHGHTTEDVLARLQGR from the coding sequence ATGTCCGATACGCCCCGTTCTGCGCCCGTTACATTCACTGAGTTCGATTCGCTTAGCACCGAAGCCTGGCAGGAGCGCATCCGGCGCGACCTGAAGGGCGCCGACCCGGCCAGCCTGCAGTGGCACACGCCCGAAGGCCTGGTTATCGAACCCTTTTACCACCGCGAGGCCCTGGCGGCCCTAGGTCAGCAGCTCACGCCGCAGGTGCGCCACACGCCCAACGCGGCGCCCAACGCCTGGCGCAACGTGCCTACCCTGCGCGTAGCGGCCACCGACGACGGCCACGCCGCCGTCGACTTTGCGGCCAAGGCCCTGCACAGCGGTGCCGACGGCATTCACTTCGACCTGGATGCGCCCGAGCGTTTCGACCTGGGGTACATGGCTGCCAACCTGCCGCTCAGCACCGCCTACCTAGGCTTTACGGTGTGCCGCCAGCCCGAGGAGTTTACCACGCGCCTGCTCGAGGCCACGGCCGGGGTGCAACTCCACGGCTTTTTGCGGTATGCGCCCGGGGCCTTGAGTCTGCCCGACGACTACGCCCTGCAAGTGCACGGCCTGCGCCGCTGCGTTCAGCTCACGCGGCACCTGCCCGACTTTTACACCCTGGCTCTCAACGGCAGCTTCTTCAACAACCGCGGCGCATCGGCCACGCAAGAGCTGGCTTGCATTTTGGGCCTGGCGGTGGCTTACCTCGAAAATTTCGTTGCGGCGGACCTCGACGTAGACGCGGCTACGGTGGCTTCGGCCATGCACGTGCACGTGAGCATCGGCCCGAGCTATTTTGTGGAAATAGCCAAGCTGCGCGCGCTACGCCGCCTGTGGGCCACACTGCTGCACGCCTACGGTTTGCCTACCGAGGTAGCCGCGGCCCTGCGCATTCATGCGGCTACGTCGTCGTGGACGCAGACCACCCTCGACCCCCACACCAACATGCTGCGCGTAACCACCGAGGCGATGAGCGCGGTGCTGGGCGGCGCCGACTCGGTTTCGGTAACGCCCTACGACAGCCTTTACGCCGCACCCAGCGAGTTTTCGGCGCGCATTGCCCGCAACGTGCCCATTATTCTGCGCGAAGAAGCCCACCTCGACCGCGTAGCCGACCCCGCAGCCGGCTCTTACTTTATCGAGACGCTTACCGACCAGCTGGCGCAGGAAGCGTGGGCCATGTTCCAGGAAACCGAAGCCAAGGGTGGGTTCCTGCAGAACCGGGGCCGCATTCTGGAGGATATCCGCAAGCTGGCCCTCGACAAATTCCACCGCATTGCCACCGGCGAGCAGGTGATTGTGGGCACCAACCGCTTCCAGAACCCCAACGAGCAGTTCGATTTCGACCCGAAAAAACTGCTCCGCAGCCGCCACTTCGATACCACCCGGGCAGCGTACCCCTCGGAGGTGCTGCGCCTGGCTACGGCCATGCACTTTGTGCGCAAAGAGCTGCAAAAGAAATCGGCCGCGGTGGTGCTGCTCGGGCCCGATACCATCCAGTTTGTGCACGATTTGTACACCAACCTGCTGCCGCCCGATGAGCGCCCCGCCTCCAACGATTTGCCGCCCATGGGCACGCTGTCGGTGCTGTTCTCCTCGCCCGATGCGGCTACGCTGATGTACGCCAACGAAGCGCAGTTCCGCGAGTTCGCGCAGTTCATCATGAAGCTCGACGAGGAAAACGCCCCCGAGCTGGAGCTGGAAGCGCCGCTGCTGCTTACCGCCGACCTGGCTACCATGCAGGACGCCGTGAAACACTTTGGCTTTAAGGAGTTTACCGTGCACGGCCACACCACCGAGGATGTGTTGGCGCGACTGCAAGGCAGATAG